The following are encoded in a window of Penicillium oxalicum strain HP7-1 chromosome II, whole genome shotgun sequence genomic DNA:
- a CDS encoding Translation machinery-associated protein 7 has translation MGGSSREGGKAKPLKAPKKDKKELDEDDLAFKEKQRADAAAKKALLESTKGKKGPLNTGQQGIKKSGKK, from the exons ATGGGTGGCTCCAGCAGAGAAG GCGGCAAGGCTAAGCCCCTCAAGGCGCCcaagaaggataagaaggagctggatgaggatgatcttgcattcaaggagaagcagcGCGCTG ATGCTGCGGCCAAGAAGGCTCTCCTCGAATccaccaagggcaagaagggtCCCCTGAACACCGGCCAGCAGGGTATCAAGAAGTCGGGCAAGAAATAA
- a CDS encoding Nuclear transport factor 2, whose translation MSDFNQIAQQFVEFYYNTFDSNRSGLASLYRAESMLTFETASVMGAEQITEKLTSLPFQQVRHQLATLDAQPSGDSIIVLVTGALLVDEEQKPMNYTQLFTLKPQDGSFFVLNDVFRLIYAAA comes from the exons ATGTCTG ACTTCAATCAAATCGCTC AGCAGTTCGTTGAGTTCTACTACAACACCTTCGACAGCAACCGCAGCGGTCTTGCCAGCCTCTAC CGCGCCGAGTCGATGCTCACTTTCGAGACTGCCTCCGTGATGGGCGCTGAGCAGATCACCGAGAAGTTGACC AGCCTGCCCTTCCAGCAGGTGCGCCACCAGCTCGCTACCCTCGACGCTCAGCCCTCTGGTGACAGCATCATTGTGCTCGTCACTGGTGCTCTCCTG GTCGATGAGGAGCAGAAGCCCATGAACTACACCCAGCTCTTCACACTGAAGCCCCAGGATGGAAGCTTCTTCGTCCTGAACGACGTCTTCCGTCTGATCTACGCTGCTGCTTAA